The DNA region AAAGAAAGTAGCGAACTCGCAAAAAATAATGATTGGTATGACGCCAATCCCGGTGGGGCTAATACGGCTTTACAAATCAGCGCGTATTCACAGATAGCCACCGAGATTTTTGAAGATTTAGGCGATGCTCCTAAATATTGTGCAGTTCCGGTTTCCAACGGTACCCTTTTCGCGGGGATTTACCGTGGATTTGTTAATCTGTACAAAAGAGGAAAAACATCGCGAATACCGAAAATGATAGCGGCATCTTCCTCCAAAAAGAATCCTATTATCCAATCTTTTATACAGGGGCTGGACTATTGTAAAGATTTAAATCCTGAAATCATTAAAGAAACAAAGTATAACGAGCCACTCATTAACTGGCATAGTTTTGACGGGGAAGAAGCTCTGTATGCTTTAAAAGAGTCGGATGGGGAAGCCTATAATATTAGTGATAGAAAGCTGAAAGATATGACCGCCTTATTAGCTAAAAAGGAGGGTTTTCGCATTTTACCGGCCTCAACCGCCGGACTTATTGCACTTCTTGAGTTAGACGAAAAAATGAATTTTGAACCAGACCGTTTCGTGGCGGTACTGACAGCAAAAAACTAACATTTACAAAATGAAAAATTCAATTGATGGTAATGCCCTTGTCTATTGCCAAGGGGCTTTTAATACGCCTAATGGCAAAACTGCACACGGTCTCGTACGTTTTACGGAACGTTATGATGTGGTGGGTGTTATAGATGAAAATTATGCAGGGAGGGATGCTGGGGAGGTGCTAGACGGAAAGCCCAATGGAATTCCCGTTTTTGCAAATATGGACCAGGCCGTTGAGACATTAAATGTATCAGGTAATACGCCTAAGTCCCTTGTAATCGGGTTGGCGCCGGATGGTGGTAGATTACCGCAAGAGGCTAAGGCTACAATTGCAAAGGCTTTGGAAATGGGGTGGAACGTAGATAGTGGCTTGCATGATTTCTTGACCAACGATGAAACGCTGATGCAGATTGCTACAAAAAATGGCTGTCGTATTCGTGACGTTCGTAAAACTCCGGACAGGGATAAACTCCATTTTTTTACTGGCGAAATAGAAAAAGTAGATTGCCT from Zobellia alginiliquefaciens includes:
- a CDS encoding pyridoxal-phosphate dependent enzyme; the encoded protein is MDLRDGVKTADNKVSSETKKLSEFVRDRSKSLVDRLESYEDIINLEVGDTGLHRAKTMEREFDIRQLYIKYEGDNPTGTQKDRIAFAQIYDALRREFQVVSLATCGNYGVAVALAANLAGIACKIYIPESFHTDRIVEMELLGAEIIRKPGSYEDVVKESSELAKNNDWYDANPGGANTALQISAYSQIATEIFEDLGDAPKYCAVPVSNGTLFAGIYRGFVNLYKRGKTSRIPKMIAASSSKKNPIIQSFIQGLDYCKDLNPEIIKETKYNEPLINWHSFDGEEALYALKESDGEAYNISDRKLKDMTALLAKKEGFRILPASTAGLIALLELDEKMNFEPDRFVAVLTAKN